The Herminiimonas arsenitoxidans genome window below encodes:
- the ffh gene encoding signal recognition particle protein gives MLDNLTQRLAKAVKTMRGEARLTETNTAEMLREVRLALLEADVALPAVREFISRVKEKAMGEDVIGSLSPGQALVGVVQRELAAIMGADLGPEASQLNFATQPPAVILMAGLQGAGKTTTVGKLAKYLREQKKKKVLTVSADVYRPAAIGQLQTVTAQVGADFFPSEPTDKPVDIALAALDYAKRHYHDVLIIDTAGRLGIDEAMMLEIKALHAAVKPIETLFVVDAMLGQDAINTAKAFSDALPLTGIVLTKLDGDSRGGAALSVRHITGKPIKFAGVAEKLDGLEAFDPARMADRILGMGDILALVEEARKGVDMDAAAGLAQKIKVGGKFDLNDFKSQLAQMKKMGGMSNLMDKLPAQLQQAASGANMGMADKQVIRMEGIINSMTPQERSKPELIKASRKRRIATGAGVQVQEVNRMLAQFDQMQTMMKKLKGGNMMKMMRGMKGMLPGMR, from the coding sequence ATGCTCGACAATCTCACCCAACGCCTAGCCAAAGCCGTCAAAACCATGCGCGGAGAAGCGCGCCTGACGGAAACCAACACTGCAGAAATGCTGCGCGAAGTTCGTCTGGCCTTGCTCGAAGCCGACGTTGCCCTGCCTGCCGTCCGCGAATTCATCAGCCGCGTCAAAGAAAAAGCGATGGGCGAAGATGTCATCGGTTCGCTCTCACCTGGCCAAGCACTGGTCGGCGTGGTGCAACGCGAACTGGCCGCCATCATGGGTGCCGATCTCGGCCCGGAAGCATCGCAACTGAATTTCGCCACCCAACCGCCTGCCGTCATCCTGATGGCCGGTTTGCAAGGTGCAGGTAAAACCACTACCGTCGGTAAGCTAGCGAAATATTTGCGCGAGCAAAAGAAGAAAAAAGTCCTGACCGTTTCCGCCGACGTTTATCGCCCTGCCGCGATCGGTCAGCTGCAAACCGTCACCGCGCAAGTTGGCGCCGACTTCTTCCCGTCGGAACCTACCGACAAGCCAGTCGATATCGCGCTAGCCGCATTGGACTACGCCAAACGTCATTACCACGACGTTCTGATCATCGATACCGCCGGCCGACTCGGCATCGACGAAGCCATGATGCTGGAAATCAAGGCTTTGCATGCAGCAGTCAAACCTATCGAAACCCTGTTCGTGGTCGATGCCATGTTGGGGCAAGATGCGATCAATACCGCCAAGGCCTTTAGCGATGCGCTGCCTTTGACCGGTATCGTCCTGACCAAACTGGACGGTGACTCACGTGGCGGTGCCGCGCTGTCGGTACGCCATATCACTGGCAAACCAATCAAATTCGCCGGCGTCGCTGAAAAACTGGACGGCCTGGAAGCCTTCGATCCAGCCCGCATGGCTGATCGTATTCTCGGCATGGGCGACATCCTGGCCTTGGTCGAGGAAGCCCGCAAAGGCGTCGACATGGACGCCGCTGCCGGACTCGCGCAAAAGATCAAAGTCGGCGGCAAATTCGATTTGAACGATTTCAAATCCCAATTGGCGCAAATGAAGAAGATGGGTGGCATGTCCAATCTGATGGACAAACTCCCGGCGCAACTGCAGCAGGCTGCCAGCGGTGCCAATATGGGGATGGCTGACAAACAGGTCATCCGCATGGAAGGCATCATCAATTCCATGACGCCGCAAGAACGCTCCAAACCGGAATTGATCAAGGCTTCACGCAAACGCCGTATCGCAACCGGTGCCGGCGTTCAGGTGCAGGAAGTCAACCGCATGCTGGCGCAATTCGATCAAATGCAGACCATGATGAAGAAACTCAAAGGCGGCAATATGATGAAAATGATGCGCGGCATGAAAGGCATGCTGCCAGGAATGCGCTAA